The genomic region GTCGTATAGGCCGAAACTACCGTGAACATCGCGAAGGGGTGCAGGTTCATGACCGCGTTCTTCGACCAGACGTTGTACACAGAGCTCAGGAAAGCAACACCCAGCAGGAGCAACGCCGTCAGGTCCAGATGCGGCGCCAGGGACACGCCCGGTTCGGGCACGAGCACGCCCGCAACGCCTGCGAAACTCAGCAGGGCCCCCGCAAGAAACCAGATGCTGCGGATGACGCCCCGCTCTTCGCGAAACACGATGTAGCTCAACACGATAACGAATAACACAGACAGCCGCGAGATGAGTTGCGCCACCGTGGGATGCGCCACCGCGCCCGCAACCTGCCACATGGTCTGTCCGGCCAGGTTTACCGCTGCAATGCCGATCAACGCCCCCGACGCGCGCAACGCCTCCATCAATTCGCCGCGAAACCACACCATGCTCGCGGGCACGAGCAGCACCGTTGCCCAGAAATAGCGCAAGAAGGACATGGTGTAGGGGTCATATGCGTGGCTGAGCCAGCGGATGAACACGGGCGACAGGCTCCACGCGAATACGGCGAAAGCGAGCGATGCCGCGGCTTCCGAACGGTGTGCGGCCCGGTGGGTCATAACCTGGCCAAGGCGGTCATGTGCCGAGCGCCGCGGCGACCTTGTCGCCGAATTCGGCCGTGCTGACGGGCCGCAGTCTCCCCGCCGGGTCGCGCAGGTCCGCGGTAGTGAAACCTTGGCCGAACACCGTGCGCATGGCGTCCCAGATGCGCCGGGCCTCGGCCGTCATGTCGAAACTCTTCTCAAGCATCAACGCGAGCGACCCGATCAGGCTGTAGGGGTTCGCGATTCCTTTGCCCGCAATGTCGGGCGCGGACCCGTGCGACGGTTCATAGTAGCCCTTCTTCGTGCCGATACATGCCGAGGGCATGAGGCCGAGCGAACCGACCAGCCCGCCGCCCAGGTCGCTGAGGATATCGCCGAACATGTTTTCCATGACCATGACGTCGAACTGGCCGGGATTGAGCACGAGCGCGGTGGCCGCGGCGTCGACGATCACGTGCCGGTACTCGACGTCGGGGTAATCCACCGCGACTTCGTCCAGGATGTCGTTCCACAACACGCTGGACATGAGCACGTTGCTCTTATGCACGCTATGCAGCAGTCTCTTGCGCTTGCGCGCTTCCTCGAACGCGACGGCGAGTATGTTGCGGATTTCCGTTTCCTCGTATTCGAGCGTTTCCTTGACAAATCGTTCCCCGGCTGCCGTTGTGCCCATGGTCTTCTCGCCGAAGTAGAGA from Candidatus Hydrogenedentota bacterium harbors:
- a CDS encoding DMT family transporter; protein product: MTHRAAHRSEAAASLAFAVFAWSLSPVFIRWLSHAYDPYTMSFLRYFWATVLLVPASMVWFRGELMEALRASGALIGIAAVNLAGQTMWQVAGAVAHPTVAQLISRLSVLFVIVLSYIVFREERGVIRSIWFLAGALLSFAGVAGVLVPEPGVSLAPHLDLTALLLLGVAFLSSVYNVWSKNAVMNLHPFAMFTVVSAYTTLGAGAIAWRFGWQGGLSTADGWTTGVLVVSGVIPIALAHPAYN
- the leuB gene encoding 3-isopropylmalate dehydrogenase, with the translated sequence MKTYTIAILEGDGIGPEIMREALKVLDVIERQSGVHFERCFAPFGGRAYFETGAAFPEETKAVCDAADAILKGPIGLSLEESRKIPVDEQPERGALLPLRRRYHTFANFRPVYLPPELIHFSPLRPERIRDGIDIVMIRELVGGLYFGEKTMGTTAAGERFVKETLEYEETEIRNILAVAFEEARKRKRLLHSVHKSNVLMSSVLWNDILDEVAVDYPDVEYRHVIVDAAATALVLNPGQFDVMVMENMFGDILSDLGGGLVGSLGLMPSACIGTKKGYYEPSHGSAPDIAGKGIANPYSLIGSLALMLEKSFDMTAEARRIWDAMRTVFGQGFTTADLRDPAGRLRPVSTAEFGDKVAAALGT